In one Ananas comosus cultivar F153 linkage group 12, ASM154086v1, whole genome shotgun sequence genomic region, the following are encoded:
- the LOC109718985 gene encoding cinnamate beta-D-glucosyltransferase-like has product MGEDSLSSSSSSSSAAAATSPHVLLIAFPGQGHVNPVLRLARRLAAKGLLVTFTSTSDIGARLLSSSSDVSPLPNFRFDFLSDQPSGPLAALDDLMRHLASAGPPSLAALLRRQTVPVTCVVGSPFLPWALDVAEGLGIPAAVLWVQSCAVFSAYYHYHHRLAAFPLSDSDPPVSLPGLPPLSAADVPSFLHPSNPYKLLADTILASFGNLGKARWLLANSFNELEHDAIAAFSSLRPLTPVGPLTDPFRGDLLTPADDCMSWLDAQERQSVAYVSVGSVVVLTADEMAEMAWGLRDSGRPFLWVVRQESRGLLPEDFLEGLTTTEGDVGRRGFVVGWSPQDRVLSHPAVGCFLTHCGWNSTLEALSAGLPVIAFPQWGDQVTNAKFLVDVYGVGVRRPEAEGMRARAAKWKEAAAAAVAEGGSSDRNIQNFADELRSIVVSGTSDTTSSNVCSGDNNDTTEESIK; this is encoded by the coding sequence ATGGGAGAAGACtctttgtcgtcgtcgtcgtcgtcgtcgtctgcTGCTGCGGCGACTTCGCCGCATGTGCTTCTGATCGCATTCCCGGGGCAGGGCCACGTGAACCCGGTGCTCCGCCTGGCGCGGCGCCTGGCGGCGAAGGGCCTGCTCGTCACCTTCACCTCCACCTCCGACATCGGCGCccgcctcctctcctcctcctccgatgtTTCTCCCCTTCCGAACTTCCGCTTCGACTTCCTCTCCGACCAGCCGTCCGGCCCGCTGGCAGCACTCGACGACCTCATGCGCCACCTCGCGTCCGCCGGCCCTCCCTCCCTGGCCGCGCTCCTCCGCCGCCAGACCGTCCCCGTCACCTGCGTCGTCGGCAGCCCGTTCCTGCCGTGGGCGCTCGACGTCGCGGAAGGTCTCGGCATCCCTGCGGCCGTCCTCTGGGTGCAGTCGTGCGCGGTCTTCTCGGCCTACTACCACTACCACCACCGCCTGGCAGCCTTCCCTCTCTCCGACTCCGACCCCCCCGTCTCCCTCCCCGGCCTCCCGCCGCTCTCCGCCGCCGACGTCCCCTCCTTCCTCCACCCTTCCAACCCCTACAAACTCCTCGCCGACACCATCCTCGCCAGCTTCGGCAACCTCGGGAAGGCCCGCTGGCTGCTCGCCAACTCCTTCAACGAGCTCGAGCACGACGCTATCGCAGCCTTCTCCTCCCTCCGCCCCCTCACCCCCGTCGGCCCGCTCACCGACCCCTTCCGCGGGGACCTCTTAACGCCCGCCGACGACTGCATGTCGTGGCTCGACGCGCAGGAAAGGCAGTCTGTCGCGTACGTCTCGGTGGGCAGCGTCGTCGTGCTGACGGCCGACGAGATGGCAGAGATGGCCTGGGGATTGCGGGACTCCGGCCGGCCGTTTCTGTGGGTCGTCCGGCAGGAGAGCCGCGGCTTGCTGCCGGAGGACTTTCTGGAAGGTTTGACAACAACCGAGGGGGATGTGGGACGTCGAGGGTTCGTGGTCGGGTGGAGTCCGCAGGACCGCGTGCTGAGCCACCCGGCCGTCGGGTGCTTCCTGACGCACTGCGGGTGGAACTCGACGCTGGAGGCACTGTCGGCAGGGCTGCCGGTGATCGCGTTCCCGCAGTGGGGGGATCAGGTCACGAACGCCAAGTTTCTGGTGGACGTTTACGGAGTCGGGGTGCGGCGGCCGGAGGCGGAGGGGATGAGGGCGCGGGCCGCCAAGTggaaggaggcggcggcagctgcCGTCGCGGAGGGCGGGTCGTCCGATCGGAACATTCAAAATTTCGCCGACGAGTTACGCAGTATAGTAGTATCTGGTACTAGTGATACCACTAGCAGTAACGTTTGCAGCGGCGATAACAACGATACTACTGAGGAGAGCATCAAGTAA